The genomic DNA TTTCCAGCGAAGTAGGCGCTAGTCGCCAAAGTCAGCACTTGCAGGGAGAATTGTAGAGCAAACCAATGGTGACTTACGCTCCACCTTGCGATgtctggaggatgatgggagCCTTGGAGTCACGGGCTTGGGGGTCAAGGTTAGCCACAAATCATGCATGGGACTTGGGGAGGAACCTACCAGCCTCAAGGGCGGCGACAACAGTCGAGCTCGAGGTGACGTTCACGGCAGGAATCGCAAACCCGACCTTGCGGGCGTGCTGGAAAAGCTGGAGAACATGGTCGCCCTACACAAGCAGCAAGAGAATACAGGTCAGGAGGTTCTGTCGGAGAATTGGCTGCGGATATGCAGATTGGGGGTTGCACGTACGTAGATGACTCCGGCGGGGAGGTTAAGCTCCTATTAAAAAGTACATGTCAGCTGCTGCTAGACGACAGGAGGTCTAGGGTGTGGCTTACATCGAGGATGCCCATGGTGATATCGGTAGACAGGTAAAAGCTAATTGTGCGGTGATTGCTGAAGGAAAACGGAGTGACTGGTCCAAAGATGAATGTAAGGAGACGAGAAGGGAGTGGAAGGAAAATGAGGGCTTTGTATGACGCACCTGGACTCTGTCGCGGTTGCTCAGACGAGTTGCAAGACCACCGACAAGTCACTGGCAGGAGCGGGGCATCCCGGTCCAGGAGAATCACCCCACCATGTCCACCGGCACCCCGCGGGCTGACCAGGTGGGGTGTTGAGCCAAAGCACTGGCTTCGGCATGTGCTGCGGCCCGGCAGTGATTCCTGCGGCCTGTCCTGCAGGCTTTTGACAGCTGCCAACTGAAGAAACTGTTGGGATTTCTGACAGAACCCAGTTGAACCCCCAATCTCTTGGCATTGTCATCAAGACATGGTCGGTCCGATGGCCCAAGAGGCTTTTTTGGGCTTTGCGAAGCCGGACGGACGAGCAGGGCAGtgtattttttttctgcaCACTCTCACCGTATTCCCATGATGTCAAACCACCCATCATCTCGGCCGGTCATGTCGGCGTGGGTGGAGAAACGCGGCGCAAGGCACAGCACCTGTGTCGCCAGCTTGGCTCGGAAAATAGTGGAAAGCACCGGCGTCCGCACCCGTATGACCTCGGTCCGACATGACACATATTCGCCAGGAACCGGAATGGCTTCAAGGCTGTTCTCGACCGTTTAAAAGGCCTCCCTCACGCCGAATTTCCTAGCACTCGTAGTTGGGCTTCAGGACCATTGGAAGTGAGGGGTGAGAGCCTAGCTACGTCATGGTGGATCAAGTCCAGGGATGAGCTGACTCGGCGGAGCTGATGAGACGATGATCAAAACCAACAGCAAACACGCATCGTCAACATCAGCATTGGTCATATTCATCAACAGCTGAGAAATGCAATGCGAGTCCGACGGCTCGCAATGAAATCCTTCGTTACCAAATTGGGACTGTCCTCTTGAATCGACGTGGGAGCTACAAAAGATGACAAACTGGGTGCTCCTTCTGACAAATTGGGCCAACAGGAGCGCATAGGCAGTTGTTATGGCATCAGCGAAAGAGGGCAAGAATAACTGAATATATAGGGCTCAGGCAGTCCAAGATATTGGAGATGTTTTAGACTAGAACCAGACTTCTCATCTCTGGCATCATGAAGAGCTTCACACTTCTCGCAGGTCTTTTGTTCTCGTCCACGGCTTCATCAGCCGTGCAGGGCATAAAGTCCCCCAAGCCCCCATCGCTGGACCATCTTTGCTTGGTCAATTTTACTTTGGGTGACGCTATCCCGATTGGAAGCGGACCAAGAGGCATTCGGCTGGTTATCCCCATCTTGAACGGCACCTTCTGGGGACCTAGACTTAAGGGTACCTatctctcaccaccacaacctctcGACAGAACAGCTGACAAATCCAGGTACCATCTTACCGATCGGTGCGGACTGGGCCCTGCTGGATCCGAAGTATGGCCTTGATCCAGACAAGAGCTTTACAGCTGATGTCAGGACCACATTCAAAACACACGACGGGGAGTTTATCCAGATCACTCTTTCTGGGGAAAGACAGTCTGATGATGCACGGAAGCGGACTCTAGTCAGAATCGGCATGGAGACGGGAAGCGAACGGTACTACTGGGTGAATTCGTTGGTTGGACTTGGAGTGGTGACGAGGCCCGCTGAGGAGGGCAGAGAGTTTGAACTTGGAATGGAGTTCTGGCAGGCTCAGCTTTGAAAT from Podospora pseudoanserina strain CBS 124.78 chromosome 2, whole genome shotgun sequence includes the following:
- a CDS encoding hypothetical protein (COG:S; EggNog:ENOG503PPKD) → MKSFTLLAGLLFSSTASSAVQGIKSPKPPSLDHLCLVNFTLGDAIPIGSGPRGIRLVIPILNGTFWGPRLKGTILPIGADWALLDPKYGLDPDKSFTADVRTTFKTHDGEFIQITLSGERQSDDARKRTLVRIGMETGSERYYWVNSLVGLGVVTRPAEEGREFELGMEFWQAQL